Proteins co-encoded in one Medicago truncatula cultivar Jemalong A17 chromosome 8, MtrunA17r5.0-ANR, whole genome shotgun sequence genomic window:
- the LOC11427600 gene encoding uncharacterized protein At4g08330, chloroplastic, with the protein MMIDYEDMPKLSQLHLSNSNSFIRDVNYSCGSCGYELNLNSSNRNTTLSLTDSNYGKSIKKRKRCLISFFSVDETRFTQIQQFSFSFSWRISFFNFQRTTTTKLLCRNCRNHLGYARTFPSQSHSHSHSWDGISDSRIFYIKLNAIQPSS; encoded by the exons ATGATGATCGACTATGAAGACATGCCTAAGTTATCTCAACTTCATCTCTCTAATTCTAATTCCTTTATCAGAGATGTAAACTACAG CTGTGGTTCGTGTGGTTATGAGCTGAACTTGAATTCAAGCAACCGCAACACAACATTGTCTCTAACTGATTCAAATTATggaaaatcaattaaaaagagGAAGAGATGTCTGATTTCCTTCTTCTCCGTCGACGAAACCAGATTCACTCAAATACAACAattctcattctcattctcatggaggatttcttttttcaatttccaacggacaacaacaaccaaactcCTCTGCCGCAACTGCAGGAATCATCTAGGTTATGCTCGCACTTTCCCTTCTCAAtctcattctcattctcattcaTGGGATGGTATCTCTGATTCTAGAATCTTCTACATCAAACTCAATGCCATACAACCTTCCTCATAA